One window from the genome of Antechinus flavipes isolate AdamAnt ecotype Samford, QLD, Australia chromosome X, AdamAnt_v2, whole genome shotgun sequence encodes:
- the LOC127542637 gene encoding nascent polypeptide-associated complex subunit alpha, muscle-specific form-like, with the protein MGMFRNIEDSDFEPPPNYLRDAQILGNQLNALWRGVPYAIPMLHLMPPIAPPMPPPVPPPMPPPMPPPMPPPMVPPMPRPLLPPMAAPMMPALVPRMVVPMLPRMIMPPMMPPMMLPHVAPPMVPPMGPIIPLGIPPRIAVPVAPLVVPRVVVPCLFPPGAPPVAPFVGPSPNAALGAPPPGAPPVAPFVGPSPNAALGAPPPVALPPAPLRVAPAAAGPVSDVAPKGQSQALDAAPAATGPVPDTAPAAVGPGPGPDAAPEGQSQARDAAPAAAAAAATSPIPDAAPEDQGQAQDAEPASTGPVPDAAPAATGSVQDAVPAATGSVQDSAPASTGPVPDAAPAAAGPVQDAAPAATGPRPDAAPAGQGQAQDAASAGKGRARDAAPTAADPDAAPADQGRSRDAAPTGKGRARDAAPTGKGRAQDAAPTGKGRARDTAPTGKGRARDAAPTAAAPDAAPADQGQARDTAPAGKGRARDTAPTVADPDAAPAGRGRDAAPTGKGRDAAPTGKGRARDAVPGGKGRARDAAPAGKGQARDAAPAGKGRARDAAPTAAGPDAAPADQGRGRDTAPKGKGRARKAASAGQGRAQDAAPIAADPGPDAAPPDRGRGRDAAPAGKGRARNAAPVGQGRARDAAPAAADPDAAPADQGRGRDAAPTGKGRTRNAAPAAAAPATSGQGQAQDAAPSSHQHNK; encoded by the exons ATGGGAATGTTCAGAAATATCGAAGACTCGGATTTTGAGCCACCCCCAAACTACTTAAGAGATGCCCAGATTCTTGGAAACCAATTGAATGCTCTCTGGAGAGGCGTGCCTTACGCAATACCCATGCTACACTTGATGCCACCCATTGCACCACCCATGCCGCCACCTGTGCCGCCACCCATGCCACCGCCCATGCCGCCGCCCATGCCGCCACCCATGGTGCCGCCCATGCCACGACCTCTGCTGCCACCCATGGCTGCACCCATGATGCCAGCCTTGGTGCCACGTATGGTGGTACCCATGCTACCACGCATGATTATGCCACCCATGATGCCACCTATGATGCTGCCCCATGTAGCACCACCTATGGTTCCACCAATGGGACCAATTATCCCACTAGGTATACCACCACGTATAGCAGTACCTGTAGCTCCACTTGTAGTACCACGTGTAGTAGTACCATGCTTATTTCCACCTGGAGCTCCACCTGTGGCACCATTTGTAGGCCCAAGCCCAAACGCAGCACTTGGCGCACCACCCCCTGGAGCTCCACCCGTGGCACCATTTGTAGGCCCAAGCCCAAATGCAGCACTTGGCGCACCACCACCTGTAGCTCTACCTCCAGCACCACTTAGAGTAGCACCCGCAGCTGCAGGCCCAGTCTCAGATGTAGCACCCAAGGGCCAAAGTCAAGCCCTAGACGCAGCACCCGCAGCCACAGGCCCAGTCCCAGACACAGCACCTGCAGCCGTaggcccaggcccaggcccagaCGCAGCACCTGAAGGCCAAAGTCAAGCCCGAGACGCAGCACCCGCAGCCGCAGCAGCCGCAGCCACAAGCCCAATCCCAGATGCAGCACCCGAGGACCAAGGCCAAGCCCAAGACGCAGAACCCGCATCCACAGGCCCAGTCCCAGACGCAGCACCTGCAGCCACAGGTTCAGTCCAAGATGCAGTACCCGCAGCCACAGGCTCAGTCCAAGATTCAGCACCTGCATCTACAGGCCCAGTCCCAGATGCAGCACCTGCAGCCGCAGGCCCAGTCCAAGATGCAGCACCCGCAGCCACAGGCCCACGCCCAGACGCAGCACCCGCGGGCCAAGGCCAAGCCCAAGACGCAGCATCCGCGGGCAAAGGCCGAGCCCGAGATGCAGCACCCACAGCCGCAGACCCAGACGCAGCACCCGCAGACCAAGGCCGAAGCCGAGACGCAGCACCCACAGGTAAAGGCCGAGCCCGAGATGCAGCACCCACAGGTAAAGGCCGAGCCCAAGACGCAGCACCCACGGGCAAAGGCCGAGCCCGAGACACAGCACCCACAGGTAAAGGCCGAGCCCGAGATGCAGCACCCACAGCCGCAGCCCCAGATGCAGCACCCGCAGACCAAGGCCAAGCCCGAGACACAGCACCTGCGGGCAAAGGCCGAGCCCGAGACACAGCACCCACAGTCGCAGACCCAGACGCAGCACCCGCAGGCCGAGGCCGAGACGCAGCACCCACAGGCAAAGGCCGAGACGCAGCACCCACAGGCAAAGGCCGAGCCCGAGACGCAGTACCCGGGGGCAAAGGTCGAGCCCGAGACGCAGCACCCGCGGGCAAAGGTCAAGCCCGAGACGCAGCACCCGCGGGCAAAGGTCGAGCCCGAGACGCAGCACCCACAGCCGCAGGCCCAGACGCAGCACCCGCAGACCAAGGCCGAGGCCGAGACACAGCACCCAAGGGCAAAGGCCGAGCCCGAAAAGCAGCATCCGCGGGCCAAGGCCGAGCCCAAGACGCAGCACCCATAGCCGCAGACCCAGGCCCAGATGCAGCACCTCCAGACCGAGGCCGAGGCCGAGATGCAGCACCTGCAGGCAAAGGCCGAGCCCGAAACGCGGCACCCGTGGGCCAAGGCCGAGCCCGAGATGCAGCACCCGCAGCCGCAGACCCAGACGCAGCACCCGCAGACCAAGGCCGAGGCCGAGACGCAGCACCCACGGGCAAAGGCCGAACCCGAAATGCAGCACCCGCAGCCGCGGCACCCGCAACCTCAGGCCAAGGCCAAGCCCAAGATGCAGCACCGTCTTCACATCAGCACAAT AAATGA
- the LOC127543145 gene encoding serine--tRNA ligase, cytoplasmic-like codes for MGNTHVDLVVMVDGFEGEKGTVVAGSRGYFLKGVLVFLEQALIQLALQTLACRGYTPIYTPFFMRKEMMQEVAQLSQFDEELYKVTGKGSEKSDDNLGLESGVAALHPDEWLRPEDLPIKYAGFSTCFSQEVGLDTRGIFPVHQFEKIEQFVYASPHDNKSWEMFDEMISTAEEFHQALGIPYHIVNIVSGSLNHAASKKLDLEAWFPGSGAFRELVSCSNCTEYQARRLHIRYGQTKKMMDKMEFDLAQPSLT; via the exons ATGGG AAATACTCACGTGGACCTGGTAGTGATGGTGGACGGCTTTGAAGGTGAAAAAGGAACAGTGGTGGCTGGAAGCCGGGGCTACTTCCTGAAGGGAGTCCTTGTGTTCTTGGAGCAGGCCCTCATCCAGCTTGCCCTTCAAACCCTTGCCTGCAGGGGCTATACCCCCATCTACACCCCTTTCTTCATGAGAAAAGAGATGATGCAAGAAGTAGCACAGCTCAGCCAGTTTGATGAGGAATTATACAAGGTGACTGGCAAAGGCAGTGAAAAATCTGATGataatttagggttagagtcgggagttgCTGCCCTGCACCCAGATGAATGGCTTCGACCAGAGGACTTGCCCATCAAGTATGCTGGCTTCTCTACCTGCTTCAGCCAGGAGGTGGGTCTTGACACCCGTGGCATCTTCCCGGTCCATCAATTTGAGAAGATCGAGCAATTTGTCTATGCCTCACCACATGACAACAAATCATGGGAGATGTTTGATGAGATGATCAGCACTGCTGAGGAGTTCCATCAGGCCTTGGGCATCCCTTATCATATTGTGAATATTGTCTCAGGCTCTTTGAACCATGCTGCTAGTAAGAAGCTTGACCTGGAGGCCTGGTTCCCTGGCTCAGGAGCCTTCCGTGAATTAGTATCCTGCTCCAATTGCACAGAGTATCAGGCCCGTCGGCTCCACATCCGCTATGGGCAGACTAAGAAGATGATGGATAAGATGGAAtttgaccttgcacagccctctctcacttag